Below is a genomic region from Syntrophorhabdaceae bacterium.
GGTGGTTCAGTGCAGGGAAGACCCTGAAGTACACGATTACCGGGACCAAGACAGGCGCAAACGCCGCGATGATCGTTCACCTATACCTTCTTGATGCGGCGGTTATGAGCCTTACCGCTTCAGATGGTGCGGCCGGGGACTGGACGGCTACGTTTATCGTGCATGAGTATACCGATACCGCACACCAGAAGATCACGGGCATTTTAAATGTCAACGGCAAGGTGAGCGTGGTGGATTACGCAACAGCAACAAAAGATATGGCTGCCGGGGCAACCACGATCAAGGCTCAGATACAGAGCCAGAACGCTGGCGATACGGTCACCACTGAATATGTGAACATCGAGCACTGGGTGAAATAGGGGCCTGACGTGGAACAGGATCAGAAACTTGTCAAGCTCATAACCGGCAGACAGACGAAGCTCGAAAGCGACAAGTCTAATTTTATGGATCGCCTTCAGGACGTTGCCGATTATGTAGCTCCTCATCGTGAGGATGTATGGGGCACGTATCTCAAGGGCGAGCAGAAAGGGAAGAAAATATACGACGGCACGGCTCTCGGGGCGGCTGTGCTTGCGACAGATGGGATACACGGCTATCACGTGAGCCCCGCTTTTCCCTGGTTCAAGTATGCAATGAACAGGAAGAATGTGAACAAGATCCCCGAGGTCCGTGAATGGTTACAGGAGATCGAGTTTAATATGTATCAGGCCCTTTCCCGCTCCAACTTCTACAGCGAGATGTGGATGTATATCTACGACGGCCTGACGGCGGGAACGGCAGCGGCATACCCGGAAGAGGATTTAATTGAGGACAGGATCAGTTTTGAGACCGTGCACCCTGGGGAAATCTATATAGCCGAGAACAGATACGGGGAAGTAGATGTTCTCCACCGTAAAAGGAAATTATCAGCAAGGCAGCTTGTACAGAAATTCGGCAAGGACAACCTTACGGAACAGATCAAGCAGGTATATGAATCCAGTCCATTCACTGAATTTGAGATCATCCATGCAGTATTCCCGCGCGAGGAATATGACAGCCGGATGAAGGACGCGAAGAACAAAAGATATGCTTCCGTGTGGCTCCTGATGGCAGGGAACCACCTGTGCAGGGTATCGGGGTTCGATAAATTCCCGTTTGCCGTGTGGAGATATATGCGTTCGGGAAAAGAGCCGTATGGTATCAGCCCCGCCATGCTTGCCATAGCAGACATTAAAGGCTTGAACCTTATGGAAAAATGCGACCTTGGAGCGCGGCAGATGGCCCTTGACCCTCCCCTGAACGTTCCTTCATATCTTGAGGGAAAGGTGGAGTGGAAGCCGCGCGGCATCAACTATATGCGCGATGCAAAGGACAGGATAACCCCGGCAAATACCGGATCTGATTTTCCCGCAACGGACGATATTATTATTAGGAAGCAGAACGCGATCAAAGAGCGGTTCCACGTGGACACCTTTCTCATGCTGGCAAGCCTTGAAGGAAGGGGACAGCGGACGGCCTATGAGGTCTCTGAACTGATGGCGGAGAAGGCGGCCGTGCTCGGTGCGGAGCTCGGGCCTCTCAACACGGAACTTGACGACCTTAATGAGCTTGTGTACGACATCGA
It encodes:
- a CDS encoding portal protein, whose product is MEQDQKLVKLITGRQTKLESDKSNFMDRLQDVADYVAPHREDVWGTYLKGEQKGKKIYDGTALGAAVLATDGIHGYHVSPAFPWFKYAMNRKNVNKIPEVREWLQEIEFNMYQALSRSNFYSEMWMYIYDGLTAGTAAAYPEEDLIEDRISFETVHPGEIYIAENRYGEVDVLHRKRKLSARQLVQKFGKDNLTEQIKQVYESSPFTEFEIIHAVFPREEYDSRMKDAKNKRYASVWLLMAGNHLCRVSGFDKFPFAVWRYMRSGKEPYGISPAMLAIADIKGLNLMEKCDLGARQMALDPPLNVPSYLEGKVEWKPRGINYMRDAKDRITPANTGSDFPATDDIIIRKQNAIKERFHVDTFLMLASLEGRGQRTAYEVSELMAEKAAVLGAELGPLNTELDDLNELVYDIEVAAGRMPDPPDILYELAANDSSLRFDPVYMGPLAQAQREKFAKEGIRKFFMEITPILNAKPETLDKIDADAAIDLLGEINNVPQELLVPDEKVAQIRQGRLQAQQQMTALENVQGIAEGLKTASEADKNLDGKLSGLMGT